A genomic window from Nocardioides jiangxiensis includes:
- a CDS encoding dipeptidase, with protein MTDSSAGAVRSTIQQLMPQLREDLEALVRIQSVSADPARAGEVERSAEATRDLFRAEGFDARIVRAHDGAPPAVIGEKRGPEGAPTVLLYAHHDVQPENDHAEWDTPPWEPTERNGRLYARGAADDKAGIIAHLAAARALGDALPVTVKLFIEGEEEVGSETLPALLAAHKDELAADVIVIADSANWDIGVPALTTSLRGLVRADVEVRTLDHGVHSGMWGGLVPDALIALSRLIATLHDDAGNVAVVGLHAGPAADIDYPEDRLRAESGIADGVEFIGEGSAVARLWTKPSLSIIGLDAPKVDGASNTLVPGARAKISLRVAPGDTAANALDCLTRHLEANAPWGARVTVTPVDTGEATQIDATGPAYDAARGAFAEAWDGTAPVDMGVGGSIPFIAEFLDAFPQASVLVTGVEDPDTRAHGANEGLHLAEFERVCVAETLLLQKLGAATL; from the coding sequence ATGACCGACAGCAGCGCCGGCGCCGTCCGCTCCACGATCCAGCAGCTCATGCCCCAGCTCCGTGAGGACCTGGAGGCACTCGTCCGGATCCAGAGCGTGAGCGCCGATCCGGCACGCGCCGGCGAGGTCGAGCGGAGTGCGGAGGCCACGCGCGACCTCTTCCGTGCCGAGGGCTTCGACGCGCGCATCGTGCGCGCCCACGACGGGGCCCCGCCGGCCGTCATCGGCGAGAAGCGTGGCCCGGAGGGCGCCCCGACCGTGCTGCTCTACGCCCATCACGACGTCCAGCCCGAGAACGACCACGCCGAGTGGGACACCCCACCGTGGGAGCCGACCGAGCGCAACGGCCGCCTCTACGCCCGCGGTGCTGCCGACGACAAGGCGGGCATCATCGCCCACCTCGCGGCGGCGCGGGCGCTGGGCGATGCGCTCCCGGTCACCGTGAAGCTCTTCATCGAGGGCGAGGAGGAGGTCGGCTCCGAGACCCTTCCCGCGCTGCTCGCGGCCCACAAGGACGAGCTCGCCGCGGACGTCATCGTGATCGCCGACTCCGCCAACTGGGACATCGGCGTCCCTGCACTGACCACGAGCCTGCGGGGCCTGGTCCGCGCCGACGTCGAGGTCCGCACCCTCGACCACGGCGTGCACTCCGGCATGTGGGGCGGCCTCGTCCCCGATGCCCTGATCGCCCTGAGCCGCCTGATCGCGACGCTCCACGACGACGCCGGCAACGTGGCCGTCGTGGGCCTCCACGCCGGCCCGGCCGCCGACATCGACTACCCCGAGGACCGGCTTCGCGCCGAGTCCGGCATCGCCGACGGTGTCGAGTTCATCGGAGAGGGCAGCGCCGTCGCCCGGCTCTGGACGAAGCCCAGCCTCAGCATCATCGGGCTCGATGCACCCAAGGTCGACGGCGCCTCCAACACGCTCGTCCCGGGCGCCCGCGCCAAGATCAGCCTCCGCGTCGCGCCCGGCGACACGGCCGCCAACGCGCTCGACTGCCTCACCCGCCACCTCGAGGCCAACGCCCCGTGGGGCGCCCGGGTCACCGTCACGCCGGTCGACACGGGCGAGGCGACGCAGATCGACGCCACCGGTCCGGCGTACGACGCGGCGCGCGGCGCCTTCGCCGAGGCCTGGGACGGCACCGCGCCCGTCGATATGGGCGTCGGCGGCTCCATCCCCTTCATCGCAGAGTTCCTCGACGCGTTTCCGCAGGCCAGCGTGCTGGTGACAGGCGTGGAGGACCCCGACACGCGGGCCCACGGCGCCAACGAGGGGCTGCATCTGGCGGAGTTCGAGCGGGTCTGCGTGGCCGAGACGCTGCTGCTGCAGAAGCTCGGCGCGGCCACCTTGTGA
- a CDS encoding TetR/AcrR family transcriptional regulator produces MSVRADAKRNHDKLLQAAREVFRERGLEAPLDEVARRAGVGAGTLYRHFPTRDDLLNALMQAFIDRLDAAADAAIAVDGSPRERLLSWVRGGVAEVTYSKGAAARLTAALGDDESRIATKAAAFAQASGRVVEALGADLRPGVDGVQLARLVGGLAMVVDQGELDESAFAPLADVLVDGLLAPTVVGS; encoded by the coding sequence GTGTCCGTGCGGGCCGACGCCAAGCGCAACCACGACAAACTGCTCCAGGCTGCGCGTGAGGTCTTCCGGGAGCGCGGCCTCGAGGCTCCGCTCGACGAGGTCGCCCGCCGGGCCGGCGTCGGAGCGGGCACCCTCTACCGCCACTTCCCGACCCGCGACGACCTCCTCAATGCGCTCATGCAGGCCTTCATCGACCGGCTCGACGCCGCGGCAGACGCGGCGATCGCCGTCGACGGGTCGCCGCGGGAGCGCCTGCTCTCCTGGGTCCGCGGCGGTGTCGCCGAGGTGACCTACAGCAAGGGCGCCGCGGCCAGGCTGACCGCAGCCCTCGGGGACGACGAGTCGCGCATCGCCACGAAGGCCGCGGCCTTCGCGCAGGCGAGCGGCCGTGTCGTCGAGGCGCTGGGCGCCGACCTCCGCCCGGGAGTCGACGGCGTCCAGCTGGCACGGCTCGTGGGTGGGCTGGCCATGGTCGTCGACCAGGGCGAGCTGGACGAGTCCGCGTTCGCACCCCTGGCCGACGTGCTCGTGGACGGGCTGCTGGCGCCAACCGTTGTCGGGTCGTGA